From the genome of Hyphomicrobiales bacterium, one region includes:
- a CDS encoding N4-gp56 family major capsid protein — protein sequence METSIPYGSPQALSIQSVGLFASCMQRQTIINRLTGKLPQQPDAENKLRFHSPNDMPIVRCKDLSSGAGDEVSFDLVRPIGGKPIMGEAYAEGKGARLDFSDDRLRINQYRKPVNAGGKMTQQRTPHKLRELARAVALNYFMRYEDQSTLVHLAGARGSENNIEWAIPLESDPDFAEIMINPVRAPTRNRHYIGKAGSLARVSATANELDIATTDLMTTDVLDALRTKLESMPLPPQGVKFEGDLQANDSPLRVLLVSSEQYTSIAKSTNFRTLQAQAMARASTAKNHPIFMGDVGLFNGILIVRMPKPIRFFAGDVVRWCASTTSLVETAVDLVPAAFGTGFAVDRAILLGGQALCEAYGKSRQSAQPYFWSEVPMDHGDKLEVLVGAIGGKSKIRFEVDFGNGLEYTDNSVIAIDTAVALIP from the coding sequence ATGGAAACTTCAATCCCCTACGGCTCGCCGCAAGCGCTCAGCATTCAGTCCGTTGGCCTGTTTGCCTCGTGCATGCAGCGCCAAACCATCATCAACCGGCTGACGGGCAAGCTGCCGCAGCAGCCTGACGCCGAAAACAAGCTCCGCTTCCACTCGCCCAACGACATGCCGATCGTCCGCTGCAAGGACTTGTCGAGCGGCGCGGGCGACGAAGTGAGCTTCGACCTGGTTCGCCCCATCGGTGGCAAGCCGATCATGGGCGAGGCCTACGCCGAGGGCAAGGGCGCGAGGCTCGATTTCAGCGACGACCGTTTGCGTATCAACCAGTACCGCAAACCAGTCAATGCAGGCGGCAAGATGACGCAGCAGCGCACGCCCCACAAGCTGCGCGAACTGGCGCGGGCCGTGGCGCTGAACTACTTCATGCGCTACGAAGATCAAAGCACGCTGGTCCATTTGGCCGGCGCCCGCGGCAGCGAGAACAACATCGAATGGGCGATCCCGCTTGAGTCGGACCCGGATTTCGCGGAAATCATGATCAACCCCGTTCGCGCCCCGACTCGCAACCGCCACTACATCGGCAAGGCCGGTAGTCTGGCTCGCGTTTCAGCCACTGCCAACGAGTTGGACATCGCCACTACCGACTTGATGACCACTGACGTGCTTGACGCCTTGCGCACGAAGCTGGAAAGCATGCCGCTGCCGCCTCAAGGGGTCAAATTCGAGGGCGACCTACAAGCAAACGATTCGCCGCTTCGCGTCCTGCTGGTGTCGAGCGAGCAATACACCTCGATCGCCAAGAGCACGAACTTCCGCACACTTCAAGCGCAGGCAATGGCGCGGGCCTCGACCGCCAAGAATCACCCGATCTTTATGGGCGACGTGGGTCTGTTCAACGGCATCCTGATCGTGCGCATGCCCAAGCCGATCCGCTTCTTTGCCGGTGATGTCGTTCGCTGGTGCGCATCGACGACCAGCCTTGTCGAGACGGCGGTTGACCTTGTTCCGGCGGCTTTCGGAACCGGGTTCGCCGTCGATCGCGCCATCTTGCTTGGCGGGCAAGCGCTCTGTGAGGCCTACGGCAAGTCGCGCCAGTCGGCGCAGCCGTACTTCTGGTCTGAAGTGCCGATGGACCACGGCGACAAGCTGGAAGTCCTGGTCGGCGCCATTGGCGGCAAGAGCAAGATTCGCTTCGAGGTGGATTTCGGCAATGGCCTCGAATACACCGACAACTCGGTGATTGCCATCGACACCGCCGTCGCGCTGATCCCGTAA